AATTGTAAGCCGTGCAGGGAAAATGTAATCTGTGGTGGTTGCTGATTCTGAAGCCTTGGGGCTTCTGTTGCTCTGTGGTACATGCTGTATTGAGGAAGTTATGTTAGATCCAGTGGCTTGGCTTAAAAGACAACATGATTTAATAAATTCTctagctgatgattggctccagtgtCTGATTTGTTATTGGAGACCCACATTTTTAACCAGATCCTATTCTATGTTACCTTGCAGGTCCTTCTGGTGCCAATGGTCAAGGGGATATTTTATCACTTCGTCATCCGAAACTAGGTGCCCCTTACGCCTACTATTTTCAAGTATCAGTTAGTTCTTATCACCGATGATGTATACAAAAATGTGACGGTGCTTGTGACTTGTGATGGCTCTATTGGCAATTTTGGATTGTTCTGTATTAGTACCATCCTTTAAACATAGACCAATAACTTACATTGGATCTTGTCTTGTCATCAAACAGAAGAAGAAACACAGTATCTGTTCATCGACGGCCAACTTCATGAATTCAATTGGTTTAAGGAGCGTTATGGCTCATGGTTCTTGGGAGATTATGTCTGTGAAGGTAAGCTAGAAACATAGACTAGCTATGCAGTTCGTCACTGCTGTGCAAAGCTTGATTTTCTTttccttagggttaggggtgaagCCTATCTCTTGTTGCTGTTTCCGGTAGGCAGCCATTGTATATGGTTTGCTGGTTCCTTTCCTTGCCTCTGCAATCCAGGAAGTTAAACTTGTTAACCTGAGGAAATTAGATATTGCCTTAATGTTAATAGCATGACAATGATTTAAAGGCATGATGCTGTTCTTCTAATTCTCTGTTTTGCATACCACGCAGAAAACATTGACATCATCTTATCTTACTGACTTGTGAAATGGACTTCAGTTCCTCTGATTTTGCTATTGATTACTGCATTCCTTCCTACAGATGGCAGTGTCTACTACTGCACACTTGTTGATCCTATCTTTGTTTTGCTACCACTTTTTGAAGCTGCACGTATGTCGGTATGCACGTACAAAGATATATTTCGTGGTATGTGGTTCATATTTCGTCCAATCCTTCTCAATTTGAAGGCAAATCTTTTGCCTGTGCTGCAGAGCGGTAAGGATCTTGGAAAGTTTAGGCAACTGGATGAAATTTTATACATCGAAGGTTATCCTGGATATCAGCACCTCATGAGCATAGCAGGAAACCATATGGAACTGGTTTGTGAAGTTAAAGGTAGGTCTCTGCAATTTATTCTTGTTTTAGAAATAAAACTATACTAGGTTGCTGTTTCACAATTAACTACTAGTATTCCCTTGCAAGTTGCAACCTGACACTTGTTCCCTTTcaccacttcttattgccatgctAAACTAAAACATTAAGGACAATTCATCGATGTGaacttttttcttttcttgtgaATGATGGTTTCCTGATGGCTGTAATGCCAGATACATGAACTTTCACTATTTATTCTTCTTTCTGGCATAATTTACTTCCATACTCAGTTCATTTGAATGTTACCATTGCTGCAGAAGTTGCTAACATGAAGTTCTTCAGGCTAGATGAGTCCAAGGTCTTAACTTGGCTGTGCTGTAAGGTAGCTTGTGGCAGTTTTTCTTAACTAATTTTGCATTGCGCTCCTCTGTTGATATTTATCCTTGTTGGAAAATGCTACTTCTGCATTCATTTTACAATAGCAATGATGTGAACTGCAGTTAGGGTGGGAGGTATCCTATATTGCTATACCATGTTGAGCAAATGTAAAGACTTCTCTGATAATTCTGATCATCTGAATGTTTTTTTGCCGTTGCCTTCAACGAGTTAACACTGAAATCCCAAGTCCTAGCTCCTATGTGCTAAATCATAATTTGCTCACATTATTATGTAGCTTGCTTTGATCTGATAGATTATAAAATAATGCATTAGTCTGTAAGTTCCCTATGGTTCTAAATATGACAATAACGCACAAATCGTGCATACCCTACTAAATTTCCAATATGGTTAACGTTTTTGGAATCAGTTTTACATTTCCTGCAATAATAATTCTTTAAGGGACACTTGAACATCTCCAGAATTGAGCCAGCCATTATTTGATATAAATTTTTTCTGTCGTCATTTTTTAGAAGCTATTTTTTCTCAAACATGCACCCAAATGCGCCATGCTGCCATGTTATATTAGAAGAGAGCGTCAAAATATGTTGACTTTACAGCAACCAAAaccaaaacaacaacaaaaacaaacAAACCTAAGGAGAAAAGAACAAGAGCAAAATTACAACGCTATACAACCCGAGTCAGTAGGCTTGGTGCACAGTGGCAGCCGTCTCAGTTAGCACCTGCAAACATCTAGAGATTGGCCTCACAAAGAATCGAGTGGACCCATGTGTGGCAGTCTGGCTTGGCATCTTTGAAGACACATTAGTTCTACAGCCTCCACGACAAGATTATCCTACAGCACGATAGTGACTACTGACTATTGAGCAGCTGAGTCCAACAGCGCGATCATCTGATTGCAGGGCTGTTTCCCTGTCAGCTGTGGTTGATATATGTGTAATAAGTCTGCTTATTATGTTGATGAGCCATTTCTTGCCACAAAAACATGTGAAGATGAACCATATATTCAAAAGCCTGTAATGCATCTTGTCATGCTCTCTACTTGTGTGTAGGTCGTGATGACAAAAACAAGACAAAAGATAAGAAAAAGCTAGCTACCAAAATTTATAGCCAAAACTAACAACAAACATACATGCGGAACAAATATAAGTATCATGTTTAAGAAAAAAATAAATAGATATCCACCGATGCCGCTATTTCACTTTCTTCATGAATGCATAAATATAAACTCATAAAACTTTCTCATGGTGTGTCACTACTCTTTGAGTGTTTTCCGCAATTTCAGAATTCATGGTGAGTCTAATTCCAAATGATCCTTATTTCACTCTGTACTGTTGACCAATACATTTCTACTCAATCTCATTTACAGGTGCACAGCATAAAAGAGGCTATCACCAAGTTAGGTAAAAATTATGCTGCTCAAGGAGAAAGAGAATTGTGTATGTCACTGTAATTTCTCATCATCTTATTGCCCAGTTTATTATTATAAGTGTTTGTTCACCTCATAATCAAACAGTATAAGTATTTGTTCATGTCATAATCAAACAGTGTGAGTGTTATGttcatctcataattaaacagtctAAGTATCTGTTCATCTCATAATCAAACAGTATAGGTGTTTGTTCATCTCATTATCAAACAGTTGAATTGTTGCTCGTTAACTTCCACACTGATATAATCATATTATTTGAACATGGGTCATTGGTGTGATCTATATCCAACATGCCTTTGTAACTAGCAACTGATCCTTGGACTTTTTCTACATAAAATTAGACTGTAAACTTAAGGGATCTCTATAGGAGGCTGAACTAAGCATGGTGGGGAGGGGTACATAAAAAGGATCATCTAACCTTACTGGCCTTGCTTCTGTAGCAGATGAGATTATCCTTGCTTTATGCTAGTatactagatgtgatatgtactgGAGTACTTTAATTTGTGAAATTCCAAATATGAAACCTCGAGTCATATTGAATTTTAGAACTCTTCATCATGAACTGATGTTCTTATGGAGctattttattatttttgctaTAGTGAAGGAGGCCCTCCAAATAATTCGTGAAAACCTGAAGGACGAACCATGGCTAACGGTACTCTGCAAGAAGTTGCAGTAAGACTTTTCTCTTTGAACACTGGAAAGTCAGCGGTTCTCTCCTAAAAAGAAGAGAAAAGTCAGTAGTTTGGTACTATCCATTTGTCTCACGCCGGAATTATCCACTCCACTGCAGGTTAGATATCAGTGAGATCAATGATACAGCCAAAGCCAATGACACGTCATTTTGTGCTGATAGCTCTCCCATACCTGGTCCTCCTCGTCCATCGGAGGTAAACTCCTCGAGAACGCTTTATGTTTTCCTCAGTGCTCACAGTGTCTGCTCTAAGCTCGTCAAATGCGTGAATACAGGGGAACGTAGGAAATGGCAGCACCAAGTCTAGCAAGGGGAGGCCTGCGAAGAAACCAAAGATCGAGGTAGGATCAAAGAACATAAAGGACATGTTCCGAAGGGTGACAAGGAACGGGAAATGATCCGGTACTGCCTGATCTTGTCATCAACACCTCACAAGGTGCTTGATATTCCTGTAGTTGCCAGTTTATCTCCAAATTGGATGTGCTGAGGTGCCATCGACCATTGTTGGTTCTCGATCCAGAAGCACCTACATGGAAGCTTGTATGTAAGCTGTATTAGGCTATTAGCTCTTTGATGAACCCTGCTGAGCCGCATTAACTGTAGCATTAGTGAACTAGCAGTTTAGCATTGTAGGTACTGAATTGATTATTTGGGCGATGAACCTTACTGTACTACTGCAATGTATCTGTACGCTATTTGTTAATCCCATTGAACTGCCTGCAGATGTTGTAACTGATCTTCTGCAGTTGATTCAGAGTTCAGGCTAGTTGTAATCTAGTTTATTTTGTTTTTTGCTTGCATCGCTAGCTTCCTATGAGGCTCTAGTATCCAATAATCGGTAGAGATAAGTATCATTCTTGACGTTGGCTTGCGCCCGTAGTGAAGTTAGAAAAGACATAGTCATAGGTGCAGCATTTACACAGCAATGATTTAAGCAGGGCGAAAAGGAGAAACTTATTGAGGCAACTTGGTTCCTGGGAGAATTCATGTGATACATCTGCATCTGCCAACTTAGAGAAGCGTGATGGAATTGGTGCAGTGTTTCCATTTTCTCCGTCGTAGGTGCAGATACAAATGCAGCTATTATAACAGCATTCTTCCCGTATCAAGTACCCTACCCCCGTTTCATAATATAAACCGTTTTGGCAAACTATGTCAAAGGCTTATATTATGGAACATAGTGAATTAGTGATAGTATCCATCAATCCAAGCTACTTGCGTAAAGAAACTAACCaagatcaagaagaagaagagcatgtGTACCTAGGATACCTGCGATGGagttgcatatgcctctgcacctACAGGAAGAGCGAGGATCAAGAACAACTGAACAAGACTTGCGATACGCATGCATCACACGCCTGACGAAGTTCGAGTGTTCTCGGTACCTTTCTTCCTTTCTCGTAGGTGCAGGTGCAAATGCAGCTCTATCACAGAACCCTTTGCTGGATTCAAGATAAGATAGAAATGCTCGATTATGGATATATCTACCTAGCTCCTCTTGCCTTAGATGCAGATCAAGTACGCCCACATCCACGTCTTATATAGCGCTGCCCAGTGGTAAACAAAGCGTCGTCGATATCAACAACGGATGTAGCTTTAGCTTAGTGCATGGTGGTGTTAGTATTAGTTTGACTTGTGCAGTACATGGTGCGCCTTCGCACGTGGCCCGTTGCCTAGCTTCACATGTGACTTGCACGGACGAGCAATGGCGCGGCGACACGTGCTGCTTCACACGTGACAAACACGAGCATGGCACAAGGGCACTTCAACCGTGGACTGTGGAGTGATAACGCCACGGGAGAAGCATATTTGGTGCGTGGGTTTTGTCCTCCCAAACTCACTGCCAATCTTTATCACAGAGATCATCCAAAGATATGCTTTGTATTTCTACAAAAAGAAAATCATAAACTCACATCCGTGTACAATAATAATATCAGGGCAGGGACTCACTCGTTTTACCGGATACGTTCTCCAGGACAGAGCTAAAACAGATATCTTGGTAGGAGATGGTGCCGCAAccgaaaaaaacaaaataaaacaaaaatgagGGAGACAACATGACTATGATGCGATCTTTATTAATTAAGACACACACATACACTTACACCGTCAATTAACATAGCATCAATAAAACTTGGAGATCCTCAAAAAAGAAACTTGTATGGTGaacattagttttttttttttttgcgaaaacacCCCCAGATCTATTAGCCAGCACAGCAGATACAACACACCCCACGAAAACCGGAAATTACAACCGGGTCCCTGGGATCCCAGCACTCAGCCACCACCGACGCGGAAGGGGAACGCGCCGCCGCATCGCCGTCCCGGCACCCACCTGGTGCCGGCGCAACCTTGAACGCCACCGACGAATACTTTGCAGACGGGAAGATGCCCTTCTCAGCCTCTGCGTGCTCGCACGACGGAGGGGAGAAGCGATGGAGGAGCACCACTGCGCGGAGATCGTCTTCCTCGCCGACCTACTTGGAAGACGGAGAACTGGAGCAGGCCGTGGCATCCGAAGATCCACGACCAGTTAGTTGTTTTACAAAAGATAGAAAAAACCCGTACCCGGTAAGCACTGCACCCTCCCCACACTTGGATCCGCTCCTGGTAAATATAGCAAGTGCATACCTATCTGAATTTTACACAACATCGATCTCACGATATCTGATATGTTTTATACGATCTATATAGAACGTGGTACTGATGGGTtcattgcatggaaaacaaaaaatttctaccgtgaacatgaataaatccaagatccaatctatggaaaagccaagatctaatctatgagatcggagcaacgagatgtatgtgagactaaccctcgaagattccaaagcctacgggaTTAGATCTcgctgttgatgtagtcgatcgtcctgtgctgcaatccggcagcacttccgtactcggtcgtgcgtacggtgtcgatgaaaccCGTCCtcttcccgttccagcgggcagcggaggtgtggtagatctccacggaatcccagcagcacgacggcgtggtggtggtggtggaggagtaaAACTGTAGagtttcgcctaagccggagcagttgtatggaggagagaggggggcggccagggtttggtgtgaggggtggtgtggccggccaccccctcccctctttatatagggggaggggtcggcctagggttccCCCTTGGCCCCACCTCTCCCTTGGCCGGCGCATGGGGGGAGGATAACTCCCCCCAAGCCTTATCCCCTTATCTCTTTATCTAAACCCTTTAAATtaggagatagatcttatctctagattTAAACCCTTTAAATtaggagatagatcttatctctagggGTGGGACGGCCTGGGCCTacatgtcatagtgggcaggACGCCAGGACCCATCATGCCATGTGGCACCTATGTGGcccctcccggggtggtgggcccactggtgaccctctagaaccttctagaagctccggtcaaaacaccagaACTTTCCTGAACCCCGGAaagtgacttcccatatatgaatcttattcttcggaccattctggacctcctcgtgatgtcctggatcccatccgagactccgaacaaacttcgtctccatctcatattccgaatctacttaggcgacatcgaaccttaagcgcgccaccctacggttcgtgaactatgcagacatggtcgagactcctctccgcccaataaccaatagcgggatctggagatccataatggctcccacacattcagcgatagctcagtgatcgattgaaccatttacatacgataccgattccctttgtcacgcgatactttacttgtccgaggttcgatcatcggtatctccatacctagttcaacctggttaccgacaagtactctttactcgtaccatggtatgtcatctcttgtgacccagtcacatgcttgcaagttaatcagacgatattccaccgagagggcccagagtatatctatccgtcatcgggatggacaaatcccactattgatccatatgcctcaactcacactttccaaatacttaatcccatctttataaccacccatttacgcaatgacgtttgatgtaatcaaagcatccttccggtgtaagtgatttacatgatctcatggtcgaatgactaggtaactatgtatcgaaagcttatagcaagttgaacttaatgacttgatctcatgctacgcttatttgggtgtgtgtacattatatcattcatccaatgacataaccttgttattaataacatctaatgttcatgatcacgaaaccatgatcatctattaatcaacaatctagttatacaagaggcttactagggacttcttattgtttacataacacacatgtatcaatgtttcggttaatacaattataacatggtatgcaaacatttatcataaacagaaagatatattataataactactttattattgcctcttgggcatatctccaacagatacTAGCGATATGAAACTGAAAGGAGGCAATATAGCATATTCCGAGTACTAAGTTTTGGTAAGAATCTTGAAGGATATTAGGTGGATCCAGTAGGCTCTGGATCGTCCAAAGTTAGTTCCTAATCCATTCGGACTATGGTCCGGAATTCTGAACAAAACCTAGCGTGCGCATATCTCTCCAAATGGTTAGTTTTATGTGGACCTTTTTAAGCTGCACCTTCTTCTCTAAAGCAGTATCCTTGACTTAGCAGAAGAAAGGCTTCTTAATTTCTCTCTCCTTCACTGTTGAGCACCTcgaaagctaagacctcccaattTTCCCAtctaaattcaaatcactttgaggaATTGACAAAGGAGATCTAGATCCCACCAAGCCAAGTCGTGATTCACCAACTTCAAGTTACTTGTTACTCTTGGTTTCGTAAGAAACCTTAGGTGTGTGTTTTTCACTTTCGTGAGGAGGCGCAAAGAGAGCAAGATGGGATTTTGTAGTGGTTGAGAATCTTTCGTGGTAATCCATACCTCTCCAACGGTGACTAGCTTCTTTCCAAGAAATTGAACAACGGGATACATCTTTGTCTCCGCATTTATCGGTTATTTCTATCATCTTATAAATTGTTTCAGATGATTGCATTAAGGTCACATTTGTCATCACAAAGTCTAAAAGTTGTGAGTAACAAGATTACAATTTGAAAAACCTATTCAATTCACTTCTGCCCTGTTTGGTTGCACGGAATTGGCCTCCGAATTGGGTTTTCGGAATTGGAAACCCGAATACCACCGTTTGGATGCGTTCAGTATTCGTTTCTGGAATTGGAAATCAATTCAGAGGGCACCCCCGCCCGCAACTAACTTACCCCCTCTCAATTCAAAGGTCTAGACCTCTGTATTGGTGCAGTATTTTCGAACCGTTCCCCGCAAGCGAGCCTCGCTCGCACTCGTCTCCTCCACGCGCGACGCTCGCCTCGCTCACCGTCGCCCAGCCAGCGCCGCCGCGCAGGTATGCTCCGTCGCCCTCTCTCTGTCCcctaccctctctctctctccggccACCATCCGCCGCCCCTGGCCCCCTTCTTCCCCGCCTCCCTTCCCCTTGGCTGCCCCCTCCCCGCGacggaaccctaaccctagcggGGCGAACGGCGGCGGCAGGTGGCTCCACGGCGACTGGAGATGGTTGCGCGGCCGCAGGTGGTGCAGCGTGGGAGTCTCCTCTCCTCTCGATgtagaggcggccagagggggtCGACGGCTGTGTGTGCGGTTGTGTATATTTGTGAAACTACTGATTTGTTTCTACTTCGAGTTTGCTACCATATTATTTACTTTCATGTTTATGGATTGTTTGACACATAATGTATCCACTTTGTGCCATTTGTGAGACATAATATATCCACTTTCTACTATATGTAAGCATAACTGTCCactttgtgctatttgtaagacaTAATTATCCactttgtgctatttgtaagacaTATGTATCCATTTTGTGCTATTTTCATTCATATTACAGAGGTTATATTGTTTAAAGTTAAAAATACTCTCATTTCCACACATGTGACATCCAAACAGGATTTGGTATTCCATTGAAACCTGAATTCTATAGCTGAATACCACGCGCATCCAAACACTCTTTGTGGTATTCCATTGAATTGGTTGATTTGGTTT
This region of Lolium perenne isolate Kyuss_39 chromosome 2, Kyuss_2.0, whole genome shotgun sequence genomic DNA includes:
- the LOC127335253 gene encoding uncharacterized protein: MASWCENMALPPRLLIGPRPSGANGQGDILSLRHPKLEEETQYLFIDGQLHEFNWFKERYGSWFLGDYVCEDGSVYYCTLVDPIFVLLPLFEAARMSSGKDLGKFRQLDEILYIEGYPGYQHLMSIAGNHMELVCEVKEVANMKFFRLDESKVLTWLCCKVHSIKEAITKLGKNYAAQGERELLKEALQIIRENLKDEPWLTVLCKKLQLDISEINDTAKANDTSFCADSSPIPGPPRPSEGNVGNGSTKSSKGRPAKKPKIEVGSKNIKDMFRRVTRNGK